The genomic region AAAACTCATCGAGCGATACCTCAGCGGTGAGATGGATGAGGCCGGGGCCAGTGATCTTTTATCCAGGATGAAAGAGGATACAGTCCTGGCCGAAGAATTCAGGTTCGACCAGCGACTGTCGGATGCTCTTAATGATGAGGACCTGCTGGAATTCAGGGCAAAACTGATGGAGTTGATGCAGGATTCCAGGCAAAAGAAAAGTGTGGTCCGCACCCTGTTTGCAAATCCCTACCGGATCGCTGCCGCTGCTTCGGTCATTTTGCTGGTTGCCGCAGCATATTTCCTGTTTCTGATGCCGCAGCATCCATCCAACGAAAAGCTTTTCAGCAGCTATTACGATTCTGACCATCCGCTCAGGATGACGCGGCGATCGGGTACCGAGCTGGTGGAAGCCCTGCGCAGTTATCAGGACAGGGATTTTACAGTCGCGATCGAACAATTCAACAAGATCCTTCAAACCGACAGTGATAATTCTGCAGTCAGGTTCTATGCTGGGATCTGCTACATCGAAGCGGGTCAGCTGGAAAATGCCACGGCCTACCTATCGGAAATCGCCGGCAATCCTAACAGTCTTTATAAAAAGCCGGCAGAATGGTACCTGGCTCTGTGTTATTTAAAAGTGAACAGAACAGAGGATGCGATTGCTCTTTTTCAGAAGATCGCCAACGATCAGATCCACGACTATCAGAAGGATGCGGATAAGATCCTCACGGAGTTGAACAGGAGAAAATAGAAATAGTAATCTATGTAGCTATTTGCATAAAAAGACTGCCAGGGTTACGCGACAGTCTTTTTTTTTTAATTTTGGTGCTGATTTGAACGATAAAGTCCATAAACTATATCCAACTTGAACTGTCATGAAGCGTAGAGTTTTCATAAAGACCGGTCTTGGTGCCGGCCTTGCTGCCGGGGCGGTTGCTTTTACGGGAGGCATTGACCGGCTGTTTGCCCAGCCGGCTGGAACCGGAAGACTTCCCTATGATTTGGTCGCGGTAAAAGGCGGGGAGCCGGATGTGATGTTCGTTAAGGCCATTGAATCCCTGGGAGGGATGGGTGCCTTTGTCAAAAAGGGCCAGTCGGTGGTGGTGAAGCCGAACATCGGCTGGGATGTGCCGCCGGAGAGGGCTGGCAACACCAATCCGCTGCTGGTGAAGCAAATCATTAAACAGTGTCTTGCGGCTGGTGCCTCGGTGGTGTATGTCTTTGACAACACGTGCGACAAATGGGATCAGTGCTATGAAACCAGCGGCATCAAGCAGGCGGTCAGCGATGCAGGTGGCAAGATGGTTCCCGGGAACCAGGAAAGCTATTATCAGCAGGTGGAAATTCCCGGCGGGGTGAAACTGAAAAGCACCAAGGTTCACGAACTGATCCTCCAATCAGATGTATTCATCAATGTACCTGTCATAAAGCATCATTCTTCTGCCAGTATGACCATAGCCATGAAGAACCTCATGGGTGTGGTCTGGGACAGGATGTACTGGCACCGCAACGACCTGCAGCAGTGCATTGCAGATTATGCCTCCTTTCGGCGGAAGCCCGACCTGAATGTGGTGGATGCATACCGGATCATGTTGCGCAATGGCCCGCGGGGTGTCTCCCCGGCCGATGTATCCCTGCAGAAACAGCTGCTCGTGTCGACCGATATGGTAACGATAGATGCTGCAGCTGCAAAAATCTTTGGTAAGGAGCCGGCAGATATTAAACATATTGTTCTTGCAGAACAACTTGGTGTAGGCCGATCTGACCTGAATGGCCTGAGGATTAACCGGATCATTTTGTAATTCCTGATGAACAGGGCCTGGCTGAAAACAATTCGTGTCACACTGGCCGTCGTGTTCTTTGTCTATACACTGATCATCTTTCTGGATTTCACCGAATTGGTCGGACACCATTTTTATCACGGACTGACTTTCCTGCAGTTCACTCCTTCCCTCATCGAGTTCATTCATATCCTAAGCCTTACATCGCTTGGATTCCTTGTCGTCATCATCCTGACGTTGCTTTTTGGAAGGATCTACTGTTCCACGATCTGCCCTGCCGGCGTTTTCCAGGACCTGGTGATCTTTCTGAAAAGAAAGATCAGGAAAAAGCAGCGGTTCAGGTTCCTCAAGGCCCGAAACGCCATCCGACTGTCCATTCTGGGGCTGGTGCTTATATCGGTACTGGCGGGATCCATGGTGCTGCTGAACATCCTGGATCCT from Bacteroidales bacterium harbors:
- a CDS encoding tetratricopeptide repeat protein translates to MNRKLKYSKLIERYLSGEMDEAGASDLLSRMKEDTVLAEEFRFDQRLSDALNDEDLLEFRAKLMELMQDSRQKKSVVRTLFANPYRIAAAASVILLVAAAYFLFLMPQHPSNEKLFSSYYDSDHPLRMTRRSGTELVEALRSYQDRDFTVAIEQFNKILQTDSDNSAVRFYAGICYIEAGQLENATAYLSEIAGNPNSLYKKPAEWYLALCYLKVNRTEDAIALFQKIANDQIHDYQKDADKILTELNRRK
- a CDS encoding DUF362 domain-containing protein, which translates into the protein MKRRVFIKTGLGAGLAAGAVAFTGGIDRLFAQPAGTGRLPYDLVAVKGGEPDVMFVKAIESLGGMGAFVKKGQSVVVKPNIGWDVPPERAGNTNPLLVKQIIKQCLAAGASVVYVFDNTCDKWDQCYETSGIKQAVSDAGGKMVPGNQESYYQQVEIPGGVKLKSTKVHELILQSDVFINVPVIKHHSSASMTIAMKNLMGVVWDRMYWHRNDLQQCIADYASFRRKPDLNVVDAYRIMLRNGPRGVSPADVSLQKQLLVSTDMVTIDAAAAKIFGKEPADIKHIVLAEQLGVGRSDLNGLRINRIIL